The following proteins are co-located in the Komagataeibacter sp. FNDCF1 genome:
- a CDS encoding bile acid:sodium symporter family protein, with translation MFRKIDTFLACLLATVALASILPCHGAGTSVFNMLAIIMIANMFFLQGARLSRRAVVDGMTSWRIHLAIGLCTFALFPLLGVGLHAVVPGLLDGPMWTGVLFLCCLPSTVQSSIAFTSIARGNVAAAICSATLSNILGIFLTPMLAGMVLARHAAGGGGGIMPIVLQLLVPFVVGQVAQPWIGEWAHRHKKLLSVSDRGSILVVVYTAFSEAVVQGLWHRLPPMQLGRVAFVDVIILAVVLGLTRQIGRMGGFGRADRVAILFCGSKKSLASGVPIASVLFPHADVGLIVLPVMIYHQIQLFACATLARRLGARAEGE, from the coding sequence TACCTTCCTTGCATGCCTGCTGGCCACCGTGGCGCTGGCCAGCATCCTGCCCTGCCACGGGGCAGGGACCAGCGTGTTCAACATGCTCGCCATTATCATGATCGCGAACATGTTCTTCCTGCAGGGCGCGCGCCTGTCACGCCGCGCAGTGGTGGACGGCATGACCAGCTGGCGTATCCATCTTGCCATCGGACTGTGCACCTTTGCCCTTTTCCCGCTGCTGGGGGTGGGGCTGCATGCGGTTGTGCCCGGCCTGCTTGACGGGCCTATGTGGACCGGGGTGCTGTTCCTGTGCTGCCTGCCTTCCACCGTACAGTCCTCCATCGCATTTACGTCCATTGCACGCGGCAATGTGGCGGCTGCCATCTGTTCGGCAACCCTGTCCAACATACTGGGTATTTTCCTGACCCCGATGCTGGCGGGCATGGTGCTGGCGCGGCATGCGGCAGGTGGGGGCGGGGGCATCATGCCCATCGTGCTCCAGCTGCTCGTACCTTTTGTCGTGGGGCAGGTGGCCCAGCCCTGGATCGGGGAATGGGCACATCGGCACAAAAAGCTGCTGTCCGTTTCCGACCGGGGTTCGATCCTGGTCGTGGTCTACACCGCCTTCAGCGAAGCGGTGGTACAGGGGCTGTGGCATCGCCTGCCGCCCATGCAACTGGGCCGCGTGGCATTTGTGGACGTGATCATCCTGGCCGTTGTGCTGGGACTGACGCGGCAGATCGGGCGGATGGGCGGATTCGGGCGCGCGGACCGGGTGGCGATCCTGTTCTGCGGATCAAAGAAATCACTGGCATCGGGTGTGCCGATTGCAAGCGTCCTGTTCCCGCATGCCGATGTCGGGCTGATCGTGCTGCCGGTCATGATCTATCACCAGATCCAGCTTTTTGCATGCGCGACCCTTGCCCGCCGCCTGGGCGCGCGGGCGGAAGGGGAGTGA